The Anopheles coluzzii chromosome 2, AcolN3, whole genome shotgun sequence genome window below encodes:
- the LOC125908346 gene encoding uncharacterized protein LOC125908346: MDADTRKAWESSLEHGEFPDLFKTLDFINRQCEVLESCTPESSRKSTSTKAFTSTTAANSTCVLCQQHHTLQNCPTFITMSVLQRKSKVQSLKRCFNCLSAGHPVSQCRSKWTCRICKKRHHHLLHGEQLPAAPSLQPSDAAATSHQLPVDAAQPTLIGASMTSLTTAVPSTVLLSTVVLNITDRAGVSHPARALLDSEAQSNFITGRMAQFLELPRKLINLPLSGIGGSTRSNVRHSIETTIHSRCSSYAASLELLVLPKLSADIPTQRIDISHWKIPETCILADPSFNRPGTIDIILGATHFYEILRIGRLSLGDSMPTLQETEFGWVVSGTITEPMSPSSEERACEDHDTATTTREEDGRYMVQLPRKPEMIGKFGNSTTIALRRFLALERRLQREPDTQRAYVDFMDEYLRFSHTSKVAASSKNDESFYLPHHPVFKTDSTTTKCRVVFDASSKSSTGVSLNDPLRPLNEPH, translated from the exons ATGGACGCTGACACAAGGAAAGCATGGGAGAGTTCGTTGGAACATGGAGAGTTTCCGGATCTCTTCAAAACTCTCGATTTCATCAATCGGCAATGTGAGGTGCTCGAAAGCTGCACGCCAGAGTCGTCACGGAAATCAACAAGCACCAAAGCCTTCACCTCCACCACAGCTGCCAATTCAACGTGTGTACTGTGCCAGCAGCATCATACTCTTCAGAACTGTCCAACCTTCATCACGATGTCCGTATTGCAGAGGAAGAGCAAAGTACAGTCATTGAAACGCTGTTTCAATTGCCTCAGCGCTGGACACCCGGTTTCGCAGTGCCGATCGAAATGGACGTGCCGTATCTGCAAGaaacgtcatcatcatctacTTCATGGGGAGCAGcttccagcagcaccatcTCTTCAGCCTTCAGACGCCGCTGCAACATCTCATCAGCTTCCAGTCGATGCAGCTCAACCAACATTAATCGGGGCATCGATGACTTCATTGACGACAGCAGTGCCATCCACAGTGCTATTGTCAACAGTAGTGCTCAACATCACCGATCGTGCCGGAGTTAGCCATCCAGCAAGAGCTCTCTTGGATAGCGAAGCTcaatccaacttcatcaccgGCAGGATGGCACAGTTCCTGGAATTGCCGCGGAAGCTGATCAATCTTCCGCTATCAGGCATTGGTGGCAGTACAAGATCGAATGTGCGACATTCCATCGAAACCACCATCCATTCTCGATGCTCGAGCTATGCTGCGTCATTGGAGTTGCTTGTGTTACCGAAGTTGTCAGCAGACATACCAACTCAACGGATCGACATCAGCCACTGGAAGATACCAGAAACCTGCATCTTGGCTGATCCATCCTTCAATCGGCCAGGAACCATTGACATCATCTTGGGAGCAACACACTTCTACGAGATCCTGAGGATCGGACGACTCTCCCTGGGTGACAGCATGCCAACCCTTCAGGAAACTGAATTTGGTTGGGTAGTCAGTGGTACCATCACCGAACCCATGTCACCG AGCAGCGAGGAACGAGCCTGTGAGGACCATGACACGGCAACCACCACACGAGAAGAGGATGGCAGGTACATGGTCCAACTTCCACGCAAGCCAGAGATGATTGGCAAGTTTGGCAATTCAACGACTATCGCACTTCGACGGTTCCTAGCACTAGAACGTCGACTTCAACGGGAACCCGACACCCAACGTGCCTATGTGGACTTCATGGATGAGTACCTTCGCTTCAGTCATACGAGCAAGGTGGCAGCTTCTTCAAAGAACGATGAATCGTTTTATCTACCACATCATCCGGTCTTCAAGACCGACAGCACCACGACGAAGTGTCGAGTGGTGTTTGACGCATCGAGTAAATCTTCAACGGGTGTGTCTTTGAACGACCCGTTACGACCTTTGAACGAACCACACTAA